In Cytophagia bacterium CHB2, the DNA window GCTGCGCCAATTCGAGATTGTGCGTCACCATCACCAGCGCGGTGCCGGCTTCATGATTCAATTCAAACAGCAAGGACACCACCAGGTCGCTGGTATCCGCATCAAGGTTGCCGGTCGGTTCGTCGGCAAACAAAATTTTGGGGCGATTGATGAACGCGCGCGCCAATGCTACGCGCTGCTGCTCACCTCCGGAAAGCTGGGCAGGATAGTGATGCAACCGGCTGCCCAAACCCACGCGTTTGAGCAATGCAATCGCAGGCGGGCGAACGTTGCTCTCACCGCGCAATTCCAACGGCACCATCACGTTTTCCACGGCAGTCAACGTTGGGATGAGCTGAAAATTTTGAAAGACAAAACCGACATGTTCACTGCGGGTGCGGGCGCGCGCATCTTCATCAAGCTGGTCGATCTCAATGCCGTTAATGCTCACCGAGCCGGTGGTGGGGCGATCGAGGCCGGCGCACAGGCCCAACAAGGTCGTTTTGCCGCTGCCCGAGGGCCCGACGATTGCGCAAGTCGCGCCGGCGGCAAGGGAAAAACTCACATGGTGCAACACCGTCAAGGTCTGATCGCCGCTTGGGTAGGATTTACTCAGGTTACTGACACGCAACACGGGACTTAAAATCATATTTACTCTCACTCCAATTGGGCGTACTGTCATAATCTTCTGGTCGAATTAAGACGGGCATGAAGCTTATAAAGTTGCAAAGATACAAAACTTGGAGGCAAGATGCTGCTGCAAATTCCCGCAATGAATATTATTTTTTTGTTGCTTGGTTTGATGATCAATCCTCACAATAATGCCGCGCCGGTTCAGGATAATAAAAGCGCAGAACCGCGCACGATTCTTTTTCTGGGCAACAGTTTGTCTGCCGGCTACGGCCTCGGAACTGAATTCGCCTTTCCCGCATTGATTCAGGAAAAGATTGATTCTCTGGGCTGGAATTTCAAAGTGATCAACGCTGGCTTGAGCGGTGAAACGTCTTCCGGCGGCTTGCGCCGCATCGATTGGCTGTTGCAGCGCAAAATCGATGTTTTTTTTCTTGAGTTGGGCGCCAATGACGGTTTGCGCGGCATTCCGCTCGATCTGACCCAACAGAATCTGCAAGCGATCATCGATCGCGTGAAAGCCAAAAATGCCGAGGTGAGAATTGTGATCGCCGGTATGCTCGTGCCGCCGAATATGGGCCGGGAATACTCGTCAAAATTTCGCACGCTGTTTCAAGAGCTGGCCAAGAAAAATGAGGCTGCGCTTGTGCCCTTTCTTCTTGAAGGTGTGGGCGGCAATCCCAAACTCAATCTGCCGGATGGCATTCATCCCACCGCCGAAGGCCACCGCATCGTTGCCAGAAATGTCTGGCAGGTGTTGAAGCCGGTCTTGCAAGAAATGTAGATTATTGTTGATGGCAAAAATCACATTATCGTTGGGAGGATTTGCATGGGCCTGGAAGCAGCGTGTAAAGTCAGCTTTGACGGAAAAGTCTCCGAGGGCAAAGCGCTATTGGAGTCGGCCGAGCTTTTGTTTCGAGGCGATTTTCGCGTGAAAATTCCCTTTCAGCAAATTTCCGCATTAGAAACCAAGAACGGCAGACTCACTGTCACGTTTCCACAGGGTGTCGCACATTTCGAACTGGGTCCGGCAGCAGAAAAATGGCGCGACAAAATTCGCCATCCCAAAAGCTTGCTTGATAAGCTCGGCGTCAAAACAGACTCCAGGGTTGCTGTGATAGATATTGATGATGGCAATTTTCGCGCACAGTTATCGGAAAGAACAAGTGAAGGGCTCGAGAACAAGCTGGCAAAGGAATGCGATTTCATTTTCTTCGGCGTGACTGGCAAA includes these proteins:
- a CDS encoding ABC transporter ATP-binding protein, whose protein sequence is MILSPVLRVSNLSKSYPSGDQTLTVLHHVSFSLAAGATCAIVGPSGSGKTTLLGLCAGLDRPTTGSVSINGIEIDQLDEDARARTRSEHVGFVFQNFQLIPTLTAVENVMVPLELRGESNVRPPAIALLKRVGLGSRLHHYPAQLSGGEQQRVALARAFINRPKILFADEPTGNLDADTSDLVVSLLFELNHEAGTALVMVTHNLELAQRTQRIIRLKGGAVISDEMTDGQYTPKLAAEAIE
- a CDS encoding arylesterase, with protein sequence MLLQIPAMNIIFLLLGLMINPHNNAAPVQDNKSAEPRTILFLGNSLSAGYGLGTEFAFPALIQEKIDSLGWNFKVINAGLSGETSSGGLRRIDWLLQRKIDVFFLELGANDGLRGIPLDLTQQNLQAIIDRVKAKNAEVRIVIAGMLVPPNMGREYSSKFRTLFQELAKKNEAALVPFLLEGVGGNPKLNLPDGIHPTAEGHRIVARNVWQVLKPVLQEM
- a CDS encoding DUF3052 family protein, with translation MGLEAACKVSFDGKVSEGKALLESAELLFRGDFRVKIPFQQISALETKNGRLTVTFPQGVAHFELGPAAEKWRDKIRHPKSLLDKLGVKTDSRVAVIDIDDGNFRAQLSERTSEGLENKLAKECDFIFFGVTGKSSLRRLDNLLKHLAKTGAIWVIYPKGQPHLNENDVRHAGKAAGLVDVKVVGFSSTHSGLKLVIPKTKR